From the Emys orbicularis isolate rEmyOrb1 chromosome 19, rEmyOrb1.hap1, whole genome shotgun sequence genome, the window cggggggctgcgggtcagggctgaggggcaccGCTCACCCCGCTCTCTCCCACAGTTTGCCGTCCTGCTCACCTGTATCTTCCTGGTGGAGATCGCGGCTGCCATCGCCGGGTACatcttcaaggacaaggtgggCACCTCGCTGCCGTGTGGCTCccgcgcttgggggggggggggggtcctgctcCCCCGGTGCAGGCTTCTCTTGGGGCTGCCTGGGGATCGCCAGTGGGGCTCAGCCTGGGTCTGGGCCTCCCCACAAGGGGGCGCTCGGCCCCGGCAGCCCTGTTCCCCTGGGCTCTGCCTCTGGAGCCGCATGTGGCTGCTctgaccccccctgctcccccccaggtcCGCACCGTGCTCCAGGGCGGCCTGGAGGATGCCGTGAAGAAATACAGCAAGGACCCGCTGGTAGCGGAGACCATGGACGAACTGCAGAAGAaagtgagttggggggggtgaCCTTTGACCTCATTTGGGGGACCAGGTTCCAAATGCTTTGACCTCATTTGCAGGCCCTAGTTCCAAATGCTGGACCGAATTTCCCTCTCAcagctggggagggaacccaggagtcctgactcccagccacctgctctaaccactagacctcacgCCCCTGAGGCCAGATGGCTCCTGCTTGTTCTGACCCCTGGTTCTCTCCCTGTTGACAGTATTCCTGCTGCGGTGCCCATAACTACACAGACTGGTTCAACTACGAACCGTTCAAAGGCAACAACAGCgtccccaaatcctgctgccaggCGAACGCCACCATGGACGCCTGCAACGTCAATCCCAACGCTACCACCATCAATGTCCGAGTGAGttccagcctggggctggggggatgtgtgggcagggctggggcgaaaGGGGAGTTCACACTGTCCCAGCTGGAGCTGGTGGGGATGGGCAGGGCTCGGGTGTGGGTAGGGTTGGTGGGAAAGGGGGGTTCGCAGTGTCCCAGCTGGGTCTCTGAGCTACCTCATCGGCTCCCCCTGCAGGGCTGTGCGGGGAGCATCGAGGCCTGGCTGAAGAAACATATCGTGATCGTGGCGGCCGTGGCGCTGGGCATCGCCTTCTTCGAGGTACCGagggccccgccccggccccctCTGCTCCTGGTCCCCCCTGCTGGCCCCGCCCCTGGACTCTGGTCCCGCCCCGTGGcatgccccacccctgctcttgaGTCCGGACACGGGCAGCCCGGATGGGCCGGGCAGTgctgggggtcgggtgggggaaTCCAGGGTGCTGGACAATTTCCCTAGATCCCGCGGCTGGGCCTGGGCACAGAGCTGGGACCCTGAGGGGCCAATCGGGGAGCTTTGGGGGGTGAGCTGGGGGTGCCCCTCCCTCTAATGGGCTGGAGGGCAAAGGTCGCAGGGCCGGGCAGTGCCCGGCAGGTGGGGGGGTTAAAGCTGGGGGGGGCGTTGGCATCGTGGTCGCCTGACTCCTCGTCCCCTCTTGCAGCTCCTGGGCATCGTCTTTGCCTGCTGCCTCATGAAGGGGATCCGGAGCGGCTATGAGGTCATGTAGCAGCCGGGCGGGGTcgtcctgccccagccaggactccgggggggctctgcccctTTAAGCCGTCAGACCCGCCTTTTTTCCGCAGCGCCCCCTGGTGGGCAGCTCCTGTCCTTCAGCGGTTACCGTATTTCCCCTAATGGACGGGCAGCAGGTGCCTTAAATATTTGCCAAACCCCCTTCCCCTTTTCTTACTttagctgcccctccccccacctctccagtgttgggggaggggagtccgggggggggttCTCtgcctttggggggaggggggaatgttgATATGTTTGAAGAtgttgggggggggcacaatattttgaaaataaaaagcttCCCCAGATCGCTCTGTTCTGCTGCCTCGGGGCTTCTTGGGTCCTTTGGCCCCGGcttggggggcaagggggagatTTGACCTCGTCCCGTATGGTGtacattccccccccaccccaccccgagaATTTAAAGCCCAAGCCGTGGTGgggcctcccccagctctgctcccgagGGGCAGctcttggggggtgggagggtggttaAGGCAGTTTCCGAAGTGCCCCTGtgcacacacccccgcccccaccccccgcagccgGGGGGCCATGCGGGCGTCTGCCGGGCTCAAAGCAGGTGTTACTGGGGCAGCCCGGGCTGCTCAGTGCCAGGAGGGGGGGATTCCCCCACACATGCcctgggggggggtctgtgctgggggtcCCAGGGGAGCAACCCCCCCTGTGTCAatggtgagtggggggcagggcctgcccaCAAGTGTTAatccctctgctgctgcagcGGGGGCGGGACCAGGAGCCTCGTgcccagctcagtgggggggcATGTGtgatccccccccctccctctgacCCATGagtccccagcccctctctgtgtctctctcttcccccccccccccccccttccagcccAGGGCCAGTGACCACACACCAAGAATTTCACCCGCCTGGGCTGGTTGATTCTgtgtttgacccccccccccccaaaaagcacagtgggagggggctggacttgttcatctccctcccttcccccccttccataTTTTTCAGCCCCTGGAGGTCTCTGGCAAGTGTTGTCATGGAAACTTGTCCGGCCGCTCCCCTCCGGAAGggtcctgcttcctgcagcaggaagggggggggagccagCGGGGCCCCCGGGGGCTGGGTGGAGACAGGCGGGGGGGGGCCCTGCGTGCTGAGCAGCTGAGAGCCTGGCCCTTTCCAAGCCAGCaggagcccctgggctggggccagggatcagCTAGTTGTGGGGTGAGGCCGTGGGCCCCCTGCCGACCAGACATGGGGCTCGGACCTggcgccccctctgccccccacagcgGGCGCGGGGACCCCCCCGCTCCATGGCCGGGCAGGGGGGCTCCGTGACCCATACGTGCCTTGCTTGAGGCTGGTGCATGGGCCATGCAGCTGAGACCCAACAGCTCGACTCACCTGGGGCCACCCCTCGGCTGGGAGCAGCTCGCTCCTGCCTGCTTGGATTGGGCAGgggcccagctgtgcccccccccccccccgggagcagcCCCatagctgtgcccccccccccccccgggagcagcCCATCCCCCATTAGCAAAGGAGCCTTGGCTTTGCTTGGGGCTTGGCTGCCCCCATTGAGGGCTAGTGGGACGTGACATTTACTGTCTCCCAGCTGGGCCCCCTGCTGGTCACatgtggggctgcagggggggaacCTAACCAGCCTCCAGCTTTGGAGGTTCAAGCCCCGGGGCCGGGGCTAACAggatgggagctgcgggcgggtgggcctggccctttaaaaggggcagagcctgcagcctgtgacgaagtggagtggacccccgagaagggctgtctcactaacaggggcaccccccactgaccgcacggggccaagagtgggcacgatctgtgagtccgtgacacagcCCCAGGACAGCATGGGCACTGGCTGTGACTCGCCCAGCCAGGGGTCCTGCTTTCCAGcgccccggccccagcgcccCCTTGAGCAGCtgaccccccctcccttcccagcagctgggctgagaacccaggagtcctgacccccgcCCCActggccccctcccttcccagcagcGGGGCGAGACCCAGGAGGCCCCTCGCTGTCGCACTGAGcagggggctggcgggaggcgaaGCCCGGCTGGGAAGGGGAATTGCCCAGTCCCTGCCCGGGGGAACGTGAACAGAGCCGAGCCGAGCGGGCCGGGCCTGGCGTCCTTTGGGGGCCGGTTTATTTCCAACAGGCTTTGGGGGGCCGGGGGCCGATCACATTCTTTGGGCTAAACCCCACGTGCAGCGCTGGGGCTAGCGGCTGCGGCGGGCCGGCTTCGGCAGGATCGTGGCCAGCACAGCATCCACCAGGAAGGCCGGCAGGTAGGAGGCCGGTAACCAGAGCAGCTTGGCGTCCCAGCCGGCACTGTACCGCGTTCGCGGGTGCTTGGCCTGCAGCGCGTGCTCCATGCAGCTGGTCACCTTGCTCAGGTCGGGGTCGCAGATGAAGTTCATGATGAGCCGCTGCACCTTgaggtctggggaggggagagggggtggtgagGCAGGGCCGGGCACAGCCCCCCATGCGTGGCTCCCATTCCTGCCTCCTGGgccactgcctccctgccccgGGCACCTCTGTGTTACtagtgagatgcagccacctctggagtggagcaCGGCAGCTGTTTAGACAGGGATCCCTTGCCCGGCGCTGAGATTCAACcacctgggggcgggggcagtgtttATCCAGCCATGCAGCAACTGGGCAGgggagtttaggacaggaagtgaaggtggCTCCTGCATCCAGTGGAAGGCACAGCCCTTCCTGTCTCCTCAGGGCCGCGATTCTTTTCTTGtgccccctgccatgcccccccacctctgcttctgcagcacctgggtcacgcagcccccaccccagcagctgggaggggttCCCCATTCAGTGGCCATGGGCTGGACTGAGACacacggggatgggggggggacacagagcagccccatgtggggagtgcaggggctcagctgtctccccacagccctgttctgcagctggggaaactgaggcagggtagCAGGTAAGTGACTTGAGTGGGGGTCTCTCAGGATGAAGGGGGCCCCCCATTCCCCTTCAGCCTGTGACCTGAGCACCCCAGTGCCAGAGGCCCCTGGCCACGGGGGGACtagagccccagctctgggggttgGCCCTGGccgccctgggccccagcactCACACTGCTGGAAGAAATCCTCCCCGTAGCTCTGCCTGGCCTCGGGCAccagctggctccacagctcctgcAGCGAGGCCTCGATGGCGTCCAGGCTGGTCACAGCCGTCTTGAAGAACCCGGGTTCGACGATGGACACGCGCACGCCAAAGTGGTACATGTCCCGCCTGCAAGGCACCGGCGTGAGCTGCGGGGGAAGTTCCCCCAGCCCTAGGACAGCCGGCAGGGGGCGGGGAACAGGCCGGATCTGGAACGGAGCTGAGTGGCCGGTGCCCAGGCGTTAACTCCGTGTCCAGAGCAGGGAGCCGACTCTGCCAGTGCCACATCAATGCGGGGGCAGggcaagaacccaggagtcctggctctcttctctcccccctcctcccccgctctaaccactagcccccactcccctcccagagccaggagagagcccgggagtcctggctcccagtcccccctgctctaaccactagaccccactctcctcccacagcgaacccgggagtcctggctcccagtcccccctgctctaaccactagaccccactctcctcccacagcccaggagagaacccaggagtcctggctcccagcaaagAGTTGAGGGATTGGGGGTAACCCAGGCCTGCTCTGAGGGGGGGCCCTGCAGGGGGCACTACCTCCCAGCgcggcagggcagggggtcggggatGGGGGCTGTCTGACAGAGAgccggggaagggggcaggacagggaagggggcaggatgtggggggctcACCGCAGGCTGTCggagaggggacagggaagggggctgggaagggggcaggatgtggggggctcACCGCAGGCTGTCggagaggggacagggaagggggcagggggtcggggaagggacagggaaggggggcgggaagggggcaggatgtggggggctcACTGGAGGCTGTCggagaggggacagggaagggggccggaaagggacagggaagggggccgggggtcagggaagggggctgggaagggggcaggatgtggggggctcACCGCAGGCTGTCGGAGAAGGCCTCCACCGTGTACTTGGAGACGCAGTAGCCGCCCCCGTTGGCCGAGAGCCGCCCCAGCACACTGGACGTGTTGACCACGCGGCCCCGCGCCCGCTTCAGCAGCGGCAGGAGCGCCAGGGTCACCTCGATGAGGCCGAAGGTGTTGACAGCCAGAACCTGCCGGAAATCCTGGATCCGCATCCACTCAGTGGGGCCGATGGGGTTTGCCACCCCCGCATTGTTCACCAGCCCGAAGAGACCTGGAAGGGAGCCGGGATCTGCCCTGAGAGCCCCCCCGAGCCAGAGCCTCTGCCCCCCACGGTGCCCTTGCTGGGAGCCCCCCCAGAGCTCCTGCCCCCcatggtgccccctgctgggagccccccagtgctcctgccccgccccccacggtGTCCCTGGCTGggtgccccccccagcacctccacactgctccccacggtgccccctgctggaagagGCTGGGAgctccccgcccccgctcaccTTTCTCCCCCACCTCAGCCTGCACCCACGCCGCGGCCCGCTGGATGCTCTCGCTGCTGGTCACGTCGAGCAGGGTGGCCCGCAGGCCGGCTGAGCTGGTGCGCTGCAGGTTGTCGGCTCCCTTCTGGGTCAGGCAGCCGGCCAGCACCCGGAAGCCCTTCCTGTCCAGCCGCTTGGCCAGCATGTGCCCGAAGCCCGAGTCGCAGCCCGTGATGAAGACGTGCTTGTCCTGGACGCTGGCCAGGGTCTGGCGGTCCCGCAGGTACCAGCCCAGCGCCCACACCAGGGCCACCAGGCCCACGTAGAGCCACATGGCTGGCACCTGCGCCAAACACACCAGCCTCAGAgccggaggggagggggtcgtgcaaggaacccaggcgtcctgggtcccccgccccctcccacccgcTTCCCTCCCGGAGTAATTCACAGTGTTTGCGGCAGGGTGAGGAGGGTGCCCGGAGCAGGGGGTTTGGTCCCCAGGCTCCAGCCGACTGGCTTCGGGCAGGTGCCGGGTCGGTGGGTGGCCGTGGCCTGGGCGGGCACTTACCACTTGGCAACTCCGTGGTGCAgggagacccccacccccaccccctcgctCTGTGCAGCCGCCCTCCCAGGGGGGGGCAAGAGCCCCCCGCAGCCATGGCTCCCCCTTACCCCCCACGGGCCGGTCTCCGCGACAACCTGCCCGAAGTAGGCCATGGGCCTTGGCTGGGCGTGCTGGGGATTAGCCGGGATCAGCGCGTCAGAGGCTCCcgtggggaggggccgggggcactGGGGATGGGGCCTCTTCCCTGTTacagagatggagaaactgaggcacagagcggcgtGCCCCCCGGTTGGTGCCATATGCCCCCGGGCTtggggcagggagccgggcagAGCGAACCCGGCCGCTGGCTCCTGCAGTCACGAGGGGAGAGCTCAGTCCCCTCCCCGGGCACTCTAAGCCCcctggggctcggggggggggagcttcctGTCGTACCTGCTAATCCCCCTGGCCGGGGGTGTCGGTGCCTGGCCCCCTGCGTCGCCTGCTCCCCCCCGGAGGGGCATGCTGAGCCGCAGGGGGGGggacccagcgccccccccccaagaaccaGGGTTCTACCGAGGGGCTCCCGGCAGTGGCTGGCAGGAAGGGGGGAAGGTGGGGCCCGTTCCCTGGCCCCGgcggcagagctgggcaggctgCCCAGTGCcccgtggctgggggggggggggcattaccAAGGGGGATTAGATCCGTGCTCCTGAATCCCCTGAACAGCGAGAGGCCCGGCCAGGGAGGAGGTTTCATACCCTCGAGGGAGCTGGGCGCGAGGGCCCCTGGGGGctggcacaggtggggctgggccAGTCCGTGCCTCCTCCAGGGGCTGCACCCGAGTCTGTGCCCCCCCACTGCAGTtctccccgggggggggcagggcgcccAGAAATCCCAGCTGAGTTATTCCCCCTCACCCCAGGGGCTGCCCTGGGGTCCGTCTGGTAGGCCCGGTCCTGCCCCCTCACAGCAGGCGCTGGTGCCAGCGTTGGAAGGGTTAACGGAGGGGCAGGCTGCCCTCACCCAGGGGCCCAGCTGGCCTGAGACCCGCCAACAGGGTCGTGCCCCCGGCCTGCGGGCGCCTTGAGAGGGCCACACGggtgccctggctccacgccaGCCCTGGCACCGGGATGCAGGAATGGCTGGACCACTACGGGCGGGCACAGCGGGGCtacgctctggggctggggggggggggagctgcctgcCTCTTAGCACAGCTCCCGAGGGTCCCCCAGGCAGCGGCTGAGTCCCCCCCCTCTCGGCCGGGCAGCAAAATGCCCTTCCTCAGCAGCTGCCAAAGGTGGGCAGGCACTTTGTGTTtcaggtgggtaaactgaggcacataacGGGGAGGGGCTGACCCACGGACCCAGCGCagggctgggaatggaacccaggcgtcctgacgcCCTATCTGGGCTTTCAGCCCACACGCGGTGAGTCTCCAAGAGCAGCCCTGCTAGTGCCCCCCAAGCCCGGCCCCATGCAGCCTCGCCACGCCAGGGCTGCTGGGGCGACCCACAGGTATGGGGGGGGTCAGTGGCTGAGCCGCTCGCCCCGTCCGTGACCCCTGCTGCACCAGCCACTAGCTCTGCCCCCTACGCCCCTCACCCCCGACACGCCTGGCATCACCcctgcagctgggccctgatccagctgccacccccccgcccacaccccctgtgCTGCCTTCGTCCCACATACCTCCCTGCTGTTCAGACCGgctctggggccggggctgggtccTGCTGCCCGGGGCTCAGTCACACAAGTTCTGCTGCAGCCAAAGTCCAGGGAAGAgccgattgccccccccccccggcatgggGCGGGCCTTGCCAGCCCGGCGTTAACCCCTGCCAGCACCACGCCAGCAGGAGCTGGGCACAGCGGGCGGTgccagggaggggggcagggccggctctgcagCAATGGGGCCCTGCACCCACGTAGCGAGCGCGCCCCCGGGAGCCCCAAGCCCCCAGAGGTGGTCAGGGGCACGCGCCCCACAGCCTGGCAGCGAGGGGTAacgggggctctgggggggaccAGGGCAGCCAGGCCAAGCCAAGGGAGCATGACggaaggggtgagggcaggggtgggggcgggggcgggggcaggagacGCCAGGAACCTGCCATGTTGGACCCACTGAGCCGCACAATGTCGGGGGGTCTGTAAAGTCACCCTGCTTGCTGGTGCAcgactgccctgtgcctcagtttccccagctgtaggaTGGGTGCCCCAGGGTGAATTCCCTCATGgcatatggggggtgggggggaaccaggctccctgcccctcccccccccatgcatggTGACATCGAAGAGACACCAGGACACGCTGGGCAGGCCGGGGCCATGGGGCCggcctgggcaggggagggggtgggaaaggggcccccCAGTGCCCTGCACGGAGCAGGGACCCGCCCCCCAGGCCTGGCCCAGCTGGGGGGGATCAGAGCGGGGAGCATGTGCTGAGCATGGGGCTGGGGCGGGATTAGCGGCGCCTGGGTCACACAGCTCCTTTGTCCGGGACTCAACGAGCCGCAGAGGCGGATTTAAGCAAGAAAGaggatttgggggcagggaggggggagtccTGAGCCGACattaactccccctcccccatggggcaCGCTCCGGTACAGCCtgcgctcctgcccccccccccccccagagccccctgctgggagcccccccagcctgcgctcctgccctgccctgcccctcgcagccccccctgctgagctcccccccagccagcaccctgccctgcccccacagcacccctgctgggagcccccagcctgcgctcctgccctgcccctcgcagccccccctgctgagctcccccccagccagcaccctgccctgcccccacagcaccccctgctgggagcccccagccagcgctcctgcccccccccccagagccccctgctgggagcccccccagcctgcgctcctgccccgccccccacagcgccccctgctgggagaggctgggttcCCCTTACCGCCCAACTCCCCCCTTACAGAGGCTCTGACACACGGCCTGCTCCGGTTTAACTGATGCATTTTATTCCGTTCCCCAGCAAAGCCCCCCCctcagccagtgctcctgccctgccccccacagtgcCCCTGCAGCACTGCGCTGGGGGGGCGACgggatctcccccctccccgacccAGCCGCCCTCTGCCCAAGCCCCCTGCTGCGACCTGCAGGCCAGTGAGAGGCTCAGGTGACACCAGGGCCTACACCCAACGGCTCCCCCCTGCGGCAGGGCACCAGACgggccagcagcccccagggccaGAGCAAAGTGCCTGCGGCCGGGGTTCCCAACACCCCCGCTGGCTGGCAGGACGGTGCCCGTCCCCCGGGCAGGGACACGGGCAATGCAGGACGGGTCGTTTCTTCcttgctccccccacccagccgAGGGGGCAAACCGCTGGGCCGTTCCCACTGGGCGGGTGCCAGGCGAGGTGCAGCCGGGGCCAGCGAGCGTGGGGGGGGGATCCCGAGCCCGGCAGCCAGGGGGGTGCGGGGGCTCCGGACGGGCGGGGGGGGATCCCGAGCCCGGCAGCCACGGGAGGTGTGGGGGCTCCGGACGGGCGGGGTGGGATCCGGAGCACGGCAGCCAGGGGGGGTGCgggggctccggccgggcggGGGCTCAGGAGCTGGAGGGCTGCAGCTGCCCCTTGTAGACGTACTCCAGGGCGGTGGCGATGGTCCGCATGTCCAGCTCGATGCTGCGCGCCCAGTTCTCCACGTCGCCAATCTCCTGTCGGGCAGAGGAGACCTCAGGGCCCGGCCTGCGGGGCTGGGCATCGCCTCGGGCACCCTACACCGCCCTGCCTGGGCCGGCTGCTGCCtcggcccccggcccccagcccatggggcccACACGCCGGGGCTGCCTGTGCCCAGGCGCAGTTCTCCCCTCTGGCCAGCAGGTGGCGCCCTTCCCCCGTTCAGCACCGTGCACAGGAGCTCGGTGACCAGCGGGGGGAGCTACCGCGGggtccccccg encodes:
- the RDH5 gene encoding retinol dehydrogenase 5, coding for MWLYVGLVALVWALGWYLRDRQTLASVQDKHVFITGCDSGFGHMLAKRLDRKGFRVLAGCLTQKGADNLQRTSSAGLRATLLDVTSSESIQRAAAWVQAEVGEKGLFGLVNNAGVANPIGPTEWMRIQDFRQVLAVNTFGLIEVTLALLPLLKRARGRVVNTSSVLGRLSANGGGYCVSKYTVEAFSDSLRRDMYHFGVRVSIVEPGFFKTAVTSLDAIEASLQELWSQLVPEARQSYGEDFFQQYLKVQRLIMNFICDPDLSKVTSCMEHALQAKHPRTRYSAGWDAKLLWLPASYLPAFLVDAVLATILPKPARRSR
- the CD63 gene encoding CD63 antigen, encoding MALEGGMKCVKFLVFFFNFLFWLCGIALIVIGILVQIELNKTLIMSSPSASGAPIVIIVVGVVIFFVSFFGCCGASKENYCMVTTFAVLLTCIFLVEIAAAIAGYIFKDKVRTVLQGGLEDAVKKYSKDPLVAETMDELQKKYSCCGAHNYTDWFNYEPFKGNNSVPKSCCQANATMDACNVNPNATTINVRGCAGSIEAWLKKHIVIVAAVALGIAFFELLGIVFACCLMKGIRSGYEVM